GCCAGCCGCCTTCGCTATCCGGCGGAGGAAAGTAGGGTGTGGCGGCAGACAGGCTGCCCAGGAGGGCAAAAAGGACGGGCAGGGCGGGACGGAGCATGCATGCACTGTGAGCGGGACGTGGGGCTGCGCCAGAGGGGATTTTCAGACCGTTTTTAAAAGCATACGCAGGCCCATCGCCTGGCCCGGGGCGGAAGCCCGGCTTGACTCCCCCCGCCGCCTCGCTTTGGGTGACTTGCCCGCCATGCACCTGAACGCCATTGTTGAATCCCTGCTCTTTGCGACCCAGGAGCCGCTGCCCCTGACGCAGATGGTCACGGCGGTGAAGGACACGGCCAAGGACATCCGCGATGCGACACCAGAGGGTGAATTGGCCCCCGAATGGATCGAGCCATTGCTGACGGTGGATGAGCTGGGCATGCGCGTAGCCATTGATGAACTGGTGGCCCATTACGAAGCTGACGGTCGCGCTTTCACCATTGTGGAGCGCAGCCATGGCTGGCGACTGTGTGCGAAGGTGGATTACGTGGAATGGTGCCGCGCGCTCTACCCTGGGAAAAAAGTCCAGCGCCTCAGCCAACCCGCACTGGAGACGCTGGCCATCATCGCCTACCGCCAGCCCATCACCAAAGCCGGTGTGGAGGCCGTACGCGGCGTGAGTGTGGATGCCATGGTGCAGCAGCTTGTGGATCGCGGCCTGGTGAAAATCGAAGGCCGGGCGGATCTTCCTGGACGCCCCCTGCTCTACGGCACCACGGATGCCTTCCTGGACCATTTTGCCGTGCGCACGCTGGATGAACTGCCGAACGCCACTGAGCTGCGCCGCGTGAAGCTGCCCACCCCTGAATCTGAACAGCCTGGCACCGCCGCCCCGGAGGAAACCCAGCTTTCCCTGGCCCCGGCTGAGTCCCCTGCCCCGGCCGCCTCTGAGTAAGCCCATGTCCCTCGAAGATACCCGCATCAAGATTGACGCCATCGATCAACAGCTCATCCGCCTGCTGAATGAGCGCGCGGAGCTTGTGCATGTCATTGGCGAGATCAAAAAGAAAGACGGCCTGGACATTTACGTCCCAGGTCGCGAGGAAAAACTGCTGCGCAAACTCTGCGAGCTGAACTCCGCCCAGCAGGGGCTCCTCACAGAAAAAGCCATCCGTGCCATTTTTCGCGAGATCATGAGCGCCGCCCTGGCACTGGAAAACAGCATGAAGATCTCCTTTCTCGGCCCCGCCGGGAGCTGGACCCACCAGGTGGCCATCAACAAATTTGGCAACAGCGTCTCCTACGTGGCGGAGGCCAGTACGGAAGGAGTCTTCTCCCGCGTGGCCTGCCAGGGCGTGGACTACGGCGTGCTGCCCATTGAGCATTCCACCGAAGGTGCCGTGCACCACACATTGGATCACCTCGTGGATTCCGAGCTCCAGATCTATGCCGAGATCCTTTGGAAGGTGGAGACCGTCGTCATGGCCAAGGGCGATGTCGCCTCCGTAAAGGTCATCTACGGTCACCCGCAGATGCTGGCGCAGTGCCGTCCCTGGCTGGGCCAGTGCTACCCCCACGCCACGCTCATCGAAAGCGCCTCCTCCAGCCTGGCTGCCACCCATGCCGAAAGTGAGCCGGGTACCGCTGCCCTGGGCACCCCACTGAGTGCGGAGCTGCACGGCCTGCGTGTCCTTTCCACCTCGCCGCGTGAGCACGCCACCCGTGCCCGTTTCATCATCCTGGGCCGCCGCAGCGGGGCCCCCACCGGGCATGACAACACCATGCTCATGGTGCATGCCCGCGACCGCGTGGGCGCCCTCCTTGAGGTGCTGCAAGTCTTCGCCAGCCGAAACGTCAACGTCCGCCAGATTGAAAATCGCCCTGTCCCCGGTGACCTCACGGGTGAGCAGGCACGCTTTTTCCTCGAGATCAGTGGTCATCACGAAGAAACCTCCCTCCAGGAAACCATCCACGATCTCACCGCCCAGGGTGCCAAGGTTAAAGTCCTCGGTAGCTACCCTGCCCCCGGCTGGGTCGAAGAGCGGTAAACGAGTCCTGCGCAGGCAGTGATATCGCCTTTTCACTGCTCGTTTCACGCCGCCCCATCAGTTCCCTGGCGGCGACCTTTCTGGAATAGTCTTGATTCTGCCCGCCAGATTCTCTAAGAGACTCGGATAAATTCATGCGATTTTCATCCTATATCTCTCACGCACTCCTCTTCGGAGCCACGCTGATAACAAGTCAGCTTTTCGGACAGGGAGGTGCTGGTACCCTGGACAGCACCTATGGAAACGCTGGAGTGGGGTTGGCCTCGGTGACAGATCAAAAGACGAAGACGCAGACCCTGGAGGTACTTTCCAATGGCAGCACCCTCGTCGCAGGGCAGCTCCTGGATGGGTCTGGCAACCAGCACATGATCGTCAGCCGCCTTTCAGGCAATGGACAACTGGATACCACCTTTGGAACCAGTGGTTTTTACACGTATTCGGAGAGCTCACAGGCCTTCACCGTACGGGCTCTGGCAGTACAGTCGAATGGCCGAATCATCGTCGCAGGAGATGCAGGCAATACCTACTACATCCTGCGGCTAACGGAGCAGGGTGCTCTGGACAATACCTTTGCCATCACCCGCATCAGCCACACCACTTCGTCCACCCTCACAGATGTGGTGGCCTTGGCCGATGGGCGTGTGATCGTCTCTGGGAACACGCGACGCGTGAGCGCATCTGACTTTGATGCAGAGCTGTTTAGCATCGTCTCGGCCGGAGGCACACTGGATGGTTCCTTTGGCACGAATGGGCGTTTGGTTTATGGAGGTTCGGGGGAGCAAACCGTCACCAGCCTGCAGGCGCAGTCGAATGGCCGCATCCTCTACGCAGGAAGCACATCCAACGGGGGATATGCCTACATCTCGCGGATCCTCACCAATGGGGTGCCGGACACGACCTTTGCCAATACGAACGGGCGGCTGCTCACCTCCACGATTGGCGGCAACGTCAGCAATAACCAGGGCGTGCGGGCGCTGACACTGGATGTGCTGCAAAACATCGTGGTCGCCGTCACCAGTTCCCCCTCCGGTGATGAGATGGGCCTCATGCGTCTCACCCCCGCAGGTGCGCTGGATACCACCTTTTCAAACGATGGCATCCAAACCCACACCTTTGGGTCCCCATCTTGGGTGCCAGGAGATTTGCTGGTGCAGAGCGATGGCCGCATCATCCTCGCCGCCCACCTGCCAGGGGTGCCCAGTTCCTCCCAGATCCGCCTGCGTCGTCTGGAGTGGAATGGTCAGTTGGACCATTCGTTTGGTGTTAGCGGGGAAATGACCTACACCCTCGGCAGCGGCGGAAATCTCTTGGCTGGCCTGCGGCAGGACCCGGCAAACAACCATCTTTTCATCGGCACCACCCGCGTGGACACCAATCCGCTCGATTCCATGGCCGTCCTGCGCGTGCTGCGCGGCAGCAATGCCCCTGCACCCGGCTTCACCATCCTTTCGACCCCGCCAGACCGCACCTTGCAGGCAGGCCAAAACACCCATCTCTATGCCGAAGTGGCAGTGCTCAGCGGCGTATCTGTAGTGTACAGTTGGTATTGTAACAATACCTTGTTAGGCCGCACGAACAATCCCAGCTTCGACTTCATCGCCCAAGGCAGCCATGAAGGCACCTGGCGTGTGGAGGTTACCGGTCAGGCCCCCACCCAGCGCATCACCCAGGCCAGCTCCCCCTTCCAGATCACTGTGCGCCAGCCCCCCGTTCTCAGCGTTCCCCCGCCTGCCCGGTCCCAGATCTTCACCGGCAGCTTCGGGTATTATGGCTACTACTACAGCGGCCGCCTGCCTGCCACCTGCAAAGTCTATGCCGACGGTGAGGTGGTCAATACCTTCGGTGTCAGCGGCAGTTACCTCGGCTTCGCTCTCTTTAACAACACCCCCGCCACCCGCACCCACCACATCGTCGTCACCAACACCGATGGCGAAGCCCGCAGTGAAGACTTCATCGTGGAATACGTCAACGACCCCTACATCCAGCCCCACAACAACATCCTCATCTCCCTTGGAGAAACCTTCCAACTCTCCCCCGCCATCCTCACCAATTACGAGTGGCGGAGCAGTTGGAAGCTCAATGGCAAAGTACTCCCTCTGGCCAACACCGTGGCTGAATACACCGTGGGAGCGGCCACCTTTGCCGATGCCGGCACCTATGCTTTCACCGCCCGTACCATTACCGGCAGCTACACGCGCGACATCCGCGTCGCCGTCATGGACAGTCGCCCCCGAAACCATCAGATCGCCGTCGGCCGCAAATTTACACTCACCATCCCCATCGCCGGATCCGGCCTAACCTACAGTTGGACACACAACGGAGTGCCCCTCCAGGCCCGCCCCGGCCTCAGCGGAGTGGATAGCCCCACCCTCACCTTCACCTCCCCCACCCTGGAGGATGAAGGCAGCTATGCTTGCACTGCCCGGTTCATCCCCAATGAACTTGGTGCCAACGAGCTCACCTGCGCAGACCAGACCCTCACCATCGTCACGGCCGTGCCCACCCTCCAGGCCTTCACGTTGGAGCCCGCCCAGATTGGCCTCTTGTATCAGGCCGAGCTACCCCTGCCCGAGCAGGCAGACCGCTTCACCATCAAAGGACTGCCCCCCGGCTTCCGCTACGATCCCATCTCCCACACCCTCAGCGGCACGCCCACCAAGTCTGGCCTCCACACCCTCACCTTCGCCGCCGTTAATCCCCTCGGCAGTTCCGTCCCCATCAAGGTTCTTCTGGAGGTACCCACCCTCCCCGCTGGAACTCATGGCCGCTTTTACGGCACCCTTTACGATGGCGTCCTCTCCACCCTCATCGATGTCACCATCACGCCAGATGGCCGCTTCACTGGGAAAATAAGCGCCAGCAACCACGCTGGCCGCACGGGGCACGTCGGCTTCACCGGCAGCATGGTCAATGGCCAGGACCTTGGCACCAGCAGCAGCCGCTACCACGGCACCGCCCAGCTAGCCCTCACTGGCGCTCTCGGCGGCCCTATCAGTCACGACGGCCCCACCACCTTCCACTTCCAGGTCGAAGGCGGCATCTTTGAATGCTATCTGGAGGTCCCCTTCACCAGCCCAGAAAATGGCAACGGTGTACAGTCCCTCAGCGGCAACCTCAGCCACTGCCCCTTCAACAGCAAAGCTCCTCTGGATGCTGGCTACCGCGGCGCTTTTAATCTCGGCTTTGAGCCCGCTGAAGGCAGTGACTCCCGCCCCGGCGGCAGCAGCTTCACCCGCTCCACCGTCAGCGCCAGCGGCCTCCTCAGCCAAGTAGGTAAATTGGCCGATGGCACCACCCTCACCGCCTCAGCCCCCGTCAGCCAAGACTTCACCGTTACCAGCCTTCGTCACCTTTATGGCAACCGTGGCGGCATCCTCTACAGTTACAGCCTCAACCCCGGCAGCCAAGGGCCCGACTACCTCAATGCCAGCATCAGCGGCAGCTTCTTGTGGTTCAAAATCGCCACCAGCTACAGCGGCCAAAACAACTACCCCATTGAGATCAACGCCAACGTCGGCCTCAACTCCTGTGGCAAATACCTGAAGCCCGATCACCCCAGCGGCCTCACCGGCCCGCTCATGATAAACACCAGCGCCGGGGCCCAAAACATCTCCGTGTCCACCCTCGGCATCACCCAATACGGCACCCTTCGCCGAGACCATAGCGTCGCCTTCCCGCGTGACCTCGGGGAAGACGCCCTCATCTTCAAAACTCTCAAGTTTAACTCCGCCACCGGTCACTTCAGCGGTACCACCAGTCTCCGAATCTCAGAAGAAATCTACGATCCCAAGACCGATACCTACAGCACCCGCGTCCGTATCCAACCCTACAACATCCAAGGCCTTGTGATTCGCGAGCCCAACAGCCTCAGCAGCTACGGACTGGGCTATGGCCTTTTGCCCGAATCCTTCCTGCGTCCCGATACCGAACAGGTCATCCGACTGAACCGCAGCTACGCTGTGGACCTCCGCAGCGCCTATTGATATCACCTCGGTAAAACGCGTCATAACCCCAGCGAACGCAGCTTGATCGCTGCTTCCTGGGCTTCGGGCGAAAGTGCCCCGCGTGCCCAGAGCGAGTCCTTCCAACTGGAAGACAGCGCCGGGCAGCCAGCCAGGCCCTGCGCACCAGCGGCATCCGCCCGGCGGTGGTGCATGATCTCATTCGCCAGCGCCACGCTCCACTGTGGGAAAGGGCGTTCCAGCCGGGTGAAACCCATCCCCGCCTGCACCCAGCCATGCTGTAGCACGCGAAAGTAAAAGCCGGTGAAGCCAGTCCGCTCCACCTGGGCCGTGAGATCCTTCACCTGCCAGCGCCGGGCCAGCTTCCAGCAAGGCTGGCGTGGCTGCGATATCTGCACTTTTGCCTCACCGATGGCATAGACATCGCCGATGCACACGTCCGTCTCAAGCAGACCCGCCGTGGTGAAGTTTTCCCCAAAGGCCCCAGGCGGCAGGGTGGCCAGGCCCAGCTTTTCCTGCCAATAGGGGAAGTGCTCACTGGCATAAACGCACACGGCCTTTTCCGAACCGCCATGGTAGCGTCGGTCCGCCTGCTGATCCCCCTTCAGCCCCTCATAGCCTAACCACAGGGGCGTCAAAACAGGCACCTTGTAAAAACCTGTAGTCCAGGCCTTATCCCACCATTCTCCAGAATCCTGCGAGGGCACTTCACGAATGGCCGATGTTTGGAGGGAGAGCAGGGTCATGGCGTTTCAGGAAGGGTGGCCGCGCTTTCGTGTTCGGCATTCAGTTCACGTAGTTGGTCCAGAATGGTCGCCAGCTTTTGCCCGGAAGGCGTCAGTGCATACTCCACGCGAGCTGGCAGCCCCGGATGCTCTGTGCGGGAGATAACACCATAGGCCAGCAGTTTGCGCAGGCGTTCATTGAGAATCTTGGTGGAAATGCCAGGCAAAAATCGTTCCAACTCCCCTGGGCGCACAATTCCGCGACCAATCGCTGCCACCACTCCAGCGCTCCATTTGCAGCCCACCACATCCTCCAACGAATGGTAGGAACGGCGGTCTTTCAGGCTCAGAAACTTCGTCTTCATGCGCCCAAAAATGTCGCACAAAAGGGTGCTGTCACCAGGGCACTTTTTGGTAACCCCCTCACCAAATCCTGCCCTCTTTTCAGCATTTAAACCCGCGTGAAGAAGTCACCCCCGCCCAACAAGGGCCTAACCAACAAACAAAACAATTCATGAAAACTCAAGCTGTCTTCTATCACGCAGGTTGCACCGTCTGTGTCGCTGCAGAACAAAACATCGCCCTAGCACTTGACCCTGCGCGTTACGCCGTAGAAATCGTCCACCTCGGTGAAGACAAGGGCCGTATCGCCGAGGCCGAGCAGGCTGGAGTCCTCTCCGTGCCCGCCCTGATCCTGGATGGCGTGCCGTTCCACATCAACTTCGGGGCCGACCTCGCCGCGTTGAAGTAAACCCGCCAAGGTACCGCTCCCGGCCTGGGCTGAGAGCGGTCGAAAACGCCCGGAGATGATGGAATCTCCGGGCAGTTTTTATGCAATCTTCTCCGCGCCAAAGTGACCGCGCAGGGCCTCGGGGATGAGGATGCTGCCATCGGACTGCTGGTAGGTTTCCACCAGGGCCACAAACAGGCGCGCCAGCGCGGTGCCGCTGCCGTTCAGAGTGTGGGGCACCTTGTTTTTACCGTTTTCGTCCTTGTAGCGCAGGTTCATGCGGCGGGCCTGGTAGTCGCCAAAGGTGGAGCAGCTTGAGACTTCCAGATAGGTGCCCTGGCCGGGTGCCCAGACCTCGATGTCATAGGTCTTGGTGGAGCCAAAGCCGATATCGCCCGTGCAGAGTTCGATGACGCGATAGTGCAGACCTAACAACTGAAGTACTTTTTCGGCATTCGCGGTGAGGCTTTCCAGCTCGGCCATGCTGGTCTCGGGCGTGGTGATTTTCACCAGCTCCACTTTGTCAAACTGGTGCATGCGGATGAGGCCGCGCGTGCCCAAGCCTGCGCTGCCAGCCTCGCGGCGAAAGCAAGGGGTGTAGGCGGCGTAGTTGATGGGGAGTTGCTCCAGCTTCAGGATCTCGTCCCGGTGCAGGTTCGTTACGGGCACCTCGGCAGTGGGGATGAGGTAGAGGTTATCCTCTGGACTGTGATAGACTTGATCGCCAAACTTGGGCAACTGGCCTGTGCCGACGAGGCATTCCGGCTTCACCAGCAGGGGCGGGCTGATTTCGTGATAACCGTGGACGGTGGTGTGGAGGTCCAGCAGGAAATTGATGAGCGTGCGCTCCAGCCGCGCGCCCTGGCCACGATAGACGACGAAGGCGCTACCAGTGATCTTGGCCCCAGCTTCAAAGTCCAGAAGACCCAGTTGCTGACCAAGAACGGTGTGGTCCTTCGGTTCAAATTCGAAGACGGGCTTCTTACCCCAGACACGTACCTCAGGATTTTCCTCGGCGCTGTGGCCTACGGGGCAGGCTTCGTGCGGCAGGTTAGGCAGGCCCAGCAGAAGCTCGCGCTGGCGGGCATCGGCACTGTCAGCATCGCGGCCGATCTGCTCAATACGGTCATTGATGCCACGCACTTCAGCCTCAATGGCGCTGGTGTCCTGGCCGTTCTTTTTAGCGATGCCAATCTCTTTGCTGATGCGGTTGCGGTCGCCCTGCAGCTTCTGCCGCTCCGTCTCCGCCACGCGCCGCGCGGTATCGATGGAGAGCACTTCATCCACAACGGACGCGTAGTCACCACTGCGGGTGGCGAGGCGTTCTTTAACCAGATCAGGGGTGTCGCGGATGAGGCGGATATCGAGCATAGGGCGCGGAGAGTAGCGGGAGAATGCACGTTGTCGAGTGTCTGGGCTACTTTGTCGGGAGGAAGATGCTTGCGGGGGAAAAAGTGCGCCTGGTGAGTAATTCCTGCATTGCAGGCGAGGTGGAGAGGTTTGGGCACCGGGCTGCGCCCGTGCTTTCGAGCGGTTTTTTCACGCAACACGCCACTTCCGCCCGGCACGCTCCCATTTCGTCCGTCTCTAACCCTTGAATACCCGCTTGGCCCCTGCGAGGCGACCTCTATCGGGGCCTTCAGCGCGGTACCGATAACGCCGAAGTGCTGACCGGTTACGGCCACTCCTTCGACCTGCCCGCTTTGATCAAGAGCGATGTGGAGTTCCAGGGGTGAAGCATGGCAGCAGCCCCCCTCAATCCCCTACCCCAAAAAGCCGACGGTGGTTTTCTCCCACGTGGCCGATGAGCTCAGGTAGCGGCATGCCGCGAAGTTCCGCCAGCAAGGCGTAGCTCACGTGCAGATTGGCGGGGTGGTTTAAGGGCGGAGTGGAGCTGCCCAGCGGGTGCTCATTCAGCTCTGGCGGCGGGGCCATGTCGGGCGCATCGGTCTCGGCCAGCAGACGATCCAGCGGCACAGCCTGAAAGGTGGCGAGTTGGGCAGCTTTGCGCGGGTGGCCAAAGTACGGGGAGAGAGAAAAGTAAGCCCTCTTTTTCACCAATCCAGGAATCATCTCCACAGGACCACCGTAGGAGTGCAGCAGAAAGCCACGCTCGGGTAGCGGCTGGCTGCGCAGAGTCTCCTCCAGCAATCCCCAGGCCCGCAGGCAATGGATGGTGGCCGGGCGCTGCCACTTCACCGCCAGGGCTAGCTGGGCATGGAAACAAGCCACCTGCGTGGGCACGTCGGGGTTTTCGATCCAGCGATCCAGCCCGATCTCCCCCACAGCCGCCCCAGGAAAAGCGCGCAACCAGTCTTCAAGCGTGGTCAGCCAGCCCGGACTGCGCGCGGCCACATGCCAGGGATGCAGGCCAAAGGAAGGCCGTACCCACCCATGTGCCTGGGCCAGGGCGGCCACGTCGGGCCAATCCGCCTCGGTGAGGCCATTCACCACGGCCTCCACCACGCCCATCGTCGCCACATCCGCCATCACCTGGGTACGCCAGGGGTGCAGGCGGGCATCTTGCAGATGGTTGTGGGCATCGTAGAGCATGGCGGCGATTTCGGAATAACTTGCCCCCTTCATGCGTTTTATGAAGCGTTTTCAGCCCACCGCTGTCAAACTTCGCCACTGTCCCCTCCATGAAACACACCCTCACTCTCCTCGCCCTCGCCGCCAGCCTCTGCACCAGCGCCTTTGCCGGCGAAGGTGAAAAAGTCAGCCTGCCCGCCCCACAGGTCTCCGGCATCAATCAGGATGGCAAAACCGTCGCCTTTGCCGATGTGTATGCCAAAGGCCCGACCGTCGTCTTCTTTTACCCGAAGGCCAACACCCCTGGCTGCACCAAGCAGGCCTGCTCCCTCCGCGACGCCTTTGCGGAGCTGACCAAGGAAGGCGTGCAGGTGCTGGGTGTCTCCTTTGACAAACCGGAAGCGCAAAAGAAATTCAAGGACGACTTCACTCTGCCCTATGATCTCATCGCCGACCCTGAAGGCCAGATTGTGGACGCCTTCAAGGTAGACCGTATTGTCAAAGGCACCATGAACTTGGCCAGCCGTCAGGCCTTCCTCATCAAAGGTGACAAGATCGTCTGGAAAGACACCAAGGCCTCCACCGCCGAGCAAGCCGCCGACATCAAGCGCGTGCTGGCCGAGACGAAATAATCCACTTTGCATTCTCACAACGCCGCCTGGAGACAGGCGGCGTTTTTTGTGGACAGGAGCGGACTCAGCCTAACAAATTATGCGCCGCGTCCTGCCCCTCCTCACTTCCGCACTTCGCGCTGGGCGAGAACGGTTTTCACCAGGCGCAGCATGTCGGCTGGCTCGTAAGGCTTGGGCAGCACAGCCGCAAAGCCGTAGGCGGCGGGCTTTGCCATGACGGGGTCATCGGAATAGCCGCTGGAGACAATGGCGAGAACTTCGGGATCGAGCTGGCGCAGACGCTCCATGGTGCGCACGCCCCCCATCCCATTGGGAATGGACAGATCCAGGATGACAAGATCGTAAGGATGTCCCGCCTGCAGGGATTCCTGATAAAGGCGAACTGTCTCGCTGCCTTCGGCGCTCTCGGCGATCTCGTAGTTCTGGCTGGTGAGATTGCGCACGATGAGGCTGCGCACCAGAGGATCGTCCTCCAAAATCAAAATACGCGGAGAGGCGGAGGAAGGGGCGGCATCAAAGGCAGTGGTGATGCCCATGGCGTCCACTTCCTCGCCATCGGCATCCACAGGCAGATAGAAGCGCACCGTGGTTCCCACACCGGGTTCACTGCGCACGGAGATGGAACCGCCGTGAGCTTTGGCGATGGATTCGCAGACAGTCAGGCCTAGGCCTGTGGCGTTCTCGGCCTTGCGGGTGCTGAAGTAAGGCTCAAAAATATGCGTGAGGTTTTCCGCTAGAATGCCTTCCCCGGCGTCATTGACCTCGATGACAATGCCCGTGGGCTGAGCAGGATGATCCGCCAGCATTTCATGGGGGAACATTTCCCCCGGGTCTGCCGCGACACAGCGCACCGTGATGCGGCCGCCTTCAGGCTGGGCCTGTTCGGCATTGCGGATGAGATTGCCTAACAAACGACGTATCTGCGCTGGATCCACCGCAAGATTGGGCAGGCGTGGGGCGAGCTCCAGCCGATATTCGATGCGGGTGGCGCGGCTGTGATGGAGGAAAAACTGTTCCACCAAGTCACTGAGCAGGGTGGGCCGCTTGATGGGGGCACCCCCGCGGGCAAAGGTGAGGAGCTGCTGCACGAGGCCCTGGGCCTGCAACGTGGCCTGCTTCGCCGTATGCAGCTCCGGCAGTTGCACGGCACTGCGCAGGCGCATCTCCGCGAGGGAGATGTTCCCCAGTAGGACGGTGAGCAGATTGTTAAACTCATGGGCGAAGCCACGGGCCAGGAGACCGAGGGATTCGAGACGATCCAGGCGGTTGCGGCGGTCGGCTTCTTCACGGCGACTGGTGATGTCCTGCATCAGGACAAGGAGACCTTCGGCAAAGGGGTGGCCGCGAATCTCCAGCCAGGTCTGCTTTTCCTCAAAGTAGAGCTCCCGGGTCACGGACTCCCGATGGAGCAGAGCATGGGACAGAGCCTCATAGTGAGACTCGCGGGTGGCGGTGGGGAGGAGGTCCCACAGATTGGCCCCCAATAGTTTTTCCGGACCGCGCTCAAAAAGCCTCTGGGCGCTGGCGTTGGCGTAAATGAGCTGCCACCGGCTATCCAAGGCAATGAGCGGATCTGAGATGCTTTCCACCACGTCCACCAGAGGGGCCTGGGCAGCTCGCTCGCCAGGGCTTGGGGCGGGCAGATTTTCAGATACGGGAACGGAAAGCCCACGAAAGAGAATGACTACTCCCGTTAATTGGCCGGACTGGTCACGAAGCGGGGTGGAACGGTCCTGCACGGCCACGCGGGAGCCATCCAGCGCAGTCAGCCACACGGTGCGCTCGGGCATCGTCTGGCTGGCAGAGGTCAATTCCACGGCCGCAGGCTCCCCGCTGGCATGGTAGATGCGAAAAACCTCGTGGAGGGAACGGCCCACCACCTGGGCCTGTGGCCAGCCAGTGATGCGGGCCGCAGCCGGATTCATGAAAACAATCACGCCGGCCAAGTCTGCCGCGATGACGCCATCCGCCAAACTTTGGAAGGTCTCGAAGTAACTACGCTCGCGGCTGATGCGCTCCTTGTCTGCCAGATGGCGGGAGGCGGCCACTTCCACTGTCAGGCGCAGCTCATCCTGATTGAAGGGCTTCAGCAGATAGCCATGCGGATTCGTTTCGCGGGCACGGTGTACCGTTTCCAGATCGGCACAGGCGGTCACATAGATCACGGCTACATGGCCTTTCTTCTGCAGACGCTTTGCGGTCTCGATCCCATCGAGCGAGCCATCCAGATGAACATCCATCAAGACGAGATCGGGCTGCAGCTCATCATAGAGCCGCAAGGCCTCCTCCCCTGTGGCACAGGTGCCGACGACACGATAACCGAGGCCATTGAGACACGCGGCCATGTCACAGCCTACGAGCCCCTCGTTCTCGACTATCAGGATGCGGATGCGGTCAGAACCATTCATTGGAATTAGCGTTTATCACGCTAACTCTAAATATCAGCATATGCTATAGGAAATCGCAATTGAATTTCTGTGCCATTA
This genomic interval from Prosthecobacter algae contains the following:
- the scpB gene encoding SMC-Scp complex subunit ScpB; this translates as MHLNAIVESLLFATQEPLPLTQMVTAVKDTAKDIRDATPEGELAPEWIEPLLTVDELGMRVAIDELVAHYEADGRAFTIVERSHGWRLCAKVDYVEWCRALYPGKKVQRLSQPALETLAIIAYRQPITKAGVEAVRGVSVDAMVQQLVDRGLVKIEGRADLPGRPLLYGTTDAFLDHFAVRTLDELPNATELRRVKLPTPESEQPGTAAPEETQLSLAPAESPAPAASE
- the pheA gene encoding chorismate mutase, producing the protein MSLEDTRIKIDAIDQQLIRLLNERAELVHVIGEIKKKDGLDIYVPGREEKLLRKLCELNSAQQGLLTEKAIRAIFREIMSAALALENSMKISFLGPAGSWTHQVAINKFGNSVSYVAEASTEGVFSRVACQGVDYGVLPIEHSTEGAVHHTLDHLVDSELQIYAEILWKVETVVMAKGDVASVKVIYGHPQMLAQCRPWLGQCYPHATLIESASSSLAATHAESEPGTAALGTPLSAELHGLRVLSTSPREHATRARFIILGRRSGAPTGHDNTMLMVHARDRVGALLEVLQVFASRNVNVRQIENRPVPGDLTGEQARFFLEISGHHEETSLQETIHDLTAQGAKVKVLGSYPAPGWVEER
- a CDS encoding MOSC domain-containing protein encodes the protein MTLLSLQTSAIREVPSQDSGEWWDKAWTTGFYKVPVLTPLWLGYEGLKGDQQADRRYHGGSEKAVCVYASEHFPYWQEKLGLATLPPGAFGENFTTAGLLETDVCIGDVYAIGEAKVQISQPRQPCWKLARRWQVKDLTAQVERTGFTGFYFRVLQHGWVQAGMGFTRLERPFPQWSVALANEIMHHRRADAAGAQGLAGCPALSSSWKDSLWARGALSPEAQEAAIKLRSLGL
- a CDS encoding helix-turn-helix domain-containing protein, which codes for MKTKFLSLKDRRSYHSLEDVVGCKWSAGVVAAIGRGIVRPGELERFLPGISTKILNERLRKLLAYGVISRTEHPGLPARVEYALTPSGQKLATILDQLRELNAEHESAATLPETP
- a CDS encoding thioredoxin family protein, giving the protein MKTQAVFYHAGCTVCVAAEQNIALALDPARYAVEIVHLGEDKGRIAEAEQAGVLSVPALILDGVPFHINFGADLAALK
- the serS gene encoding serine--tRNA ligase, with amino-acid sequence MLDIRLIRDTPDLVKERLATRSGDYASVVDEVLSIDTARRVAETERQKLQGDRNRISKEIGIAKKNGQDTSAIEAEVRGINDRIEQIGRDADSADARQRELLLGLPNLPHEACPVGHSAEENPEVRVWGKKPVFEFEPKDHTVLGQQLGLLDFEAGAKITGSAFVVYRGQGARLERTLINFLLDLHTTVHGYHEISPPLLVKPECLVGTGQLPKFGDQVYHSPEDNLYLIPTAEVPVTNLHRDEILKLEQLPINYAAYTPCFRREAGSAGLGTRGLIRMHQFDKVELVKITTPETSMAELESLTANAEKVLQLLGLHYRVIELCTGDIGFGSTKTYDIEVWAPGQGTYLEVSSCSTFGDYQARRMNLRYKDENGKNKVPHTLNGSGTALARLFVALVETYQQSDGSILIPEALRGHFGAEKIA
- a CDS encoding TatD family hydrolase encodes the protein MKGASYSEIAAMLYDAHNHLQDARLHPWRTQVMADVATMGVVEAVVNGLTEADWPDVAALAQAHGWVRPSFGLHPWHVAARSPGWLTTLEDWLRAFPGAAVGEIGLDRWIENPDVPTQVACFHAQLALAVKWQRPATIHCLRAWGLLEETLRSQPLPERGFLLHSYGGPVEMIPGLVKKRAYFSLSPYFGHPRKAAQLATFQAVPLDRLLAETDAPDMAPPPELNEHPLGSSTPPLNHPANLHVSYALLAELRGMPLPELIGHVGENHRRLFGVGD
- a CDS encoding peroxiredoxin; this translates as MKHTLTLLALAASLCTSAFAGEGEKVSLPAPQVSGINQDGKTVAFADVYAKGPTVVFFYPKANTPGCTKQACSLRDAFAELTKEGVQVLGVSFDKPEAQKKFKDDFTLPYDLIADPEGQIVDAFKVDRIVKGTMNLASRQAFLIKGDKIVWKDTKASTAEQAADIKRVLAETK